In Rutidosis leptorrhynchoides isolate AG116_Rl617_1_P2 chromosome 2, CSIRO_AGI_Rlap_v1, whole genome shotgun sequence, one genomic interval encodes:
- the LOC139888419 gene encoding transcription factor bHLH14-like — protein sequence MEVHTPYFPNIPQSSLQTRLKFIIENRPEKWLYAIFWQVSKDSQNPHVLSWADAYFPGSNGDMIYGSDDAMDTQRFIMSSVSMCFMVGHDIVGQCFSLGSCLWLAGDNELQKYNSKRSEEFKVHGIKSLVCIPISDGVVELGSCVTIQEDGGLIQLTKSVFDSDCFLDFNDITNLVDESEILTQAPQLELSEGIEEVISTKRMKMSSSDSDPIEINSSTTKRRGRRAKEKVIVESEITVPTGHHVEAERKRREKLNNRFYALRSVVPYVSKMDKASLLADAVTYINTLKSQIQNLEKKLETDSLSPKESRNENFDNQVNNSRSVTSHSDANRVEVEVKLHGSEAMIRVQSADINHPSAKLMDALRSLDLKLEYASVSLVKDLMLQDVVVKVTNAFTIEEDTLQSAILNKMY from the exons ATGGAAGTACATACCCCATATTTCCCTAATATTCCACAATCGTCACTTCAAACCCGTCTCAAGTTTATTATCGAAAACCGGCCTGAAAAATGGCTTTACGCCATATTCTGGCAAGTCTCAAAAGACTCCCAAAACCCTCATGTCCTCTCGTGGGCAGACGCTTATTTTCCGGGCAGCAATGGTGACATGATTTATGGTTCTGATGATGCTATGGACACTCAGAGGTTTATTATGTCATCGGTTTCGATGTGTTTTATGGTGGGACATGATATTGTTGGACAATGTTTTAGTTTGGGGTCTTGTTTGTGGTTGGCTGGAGATAATGAGTTACAAAAGTATAATAGTAAAAGAAGTGAAGAATTTAAAGTGCATGGAATTAAGTCTTTGGTTTGTATTCCAATTTCTGATGGTGTTGTTGAGTTGGGTTCTTGTGTTACTATACAAGAAGATGGTGGTTTGATTCAGTTAACGAAATCGGTGTTCGACTCAGATTGTTTTCTCGACTTCAATGACATTACTAATCTTGTTGATGAAAGTGAAATACTCACtcaag ctCCTCAATTGGAGTTAAGTGAAGGAATTGAAGAAGTCATAAGCACGAAAAGAATGAAGAtgtcatcttctgattctgatccAATTGAAATAAACAGTTCAACTACAAAAAGGAGAGGAAGGCGGGCGAAAGAGAAGGTTATTGTGGAGTCCGAAATAACAGTACCAACCGGGCATCACGTTGAAGCAGAGCGTAAACGGAGAGAGAAGCTAAACAATCGCTTTTACGCGCTCAGAAGTGTTGTCCCATACGTTTCAAAGATGGACAAAGCTTCTTTACTAGCAGATGCAGTTACTTACATTAATACACTCAAGTCCCAAATacaaaatttagagaagaaattggAAACAGATTCATTATCACCTAAAGAATCAAGAAATGAGAACTTTGATAATCAAGTTAACAATTCAAGATCTGTTACTAGCCATTCAGATGCTAATCGGGTTGAAGTTGAGGTGAAACTACATGGATCAGAAGCTATGATTAGGGTTCAATCGGCGGATATTAATCATCCATCTGCTAAGTTGATGGATGCACTAAGAAGCCTTGATTTAAAACTTGAGTATGCAAGTGTTTCACTTGTGAAGGATTTGATGTTACAAGATGTTGTTGTCAAGGTTACTAATGCATTCACAATTGAAGAGGACACCTTACAAAGTGCTATTCTTAACAAAATGTactag